CGGGCGGCGGCAGCGGCGACGGCGGCGCGGTGCTCAGCTCGTCCTGGGGCGACCCGCAGAACCCGCTGGAGCCGGCCAACACCAACGAGGTCCAGGGCGGCAAGGTCCTCGACATGATCTTCCGCGGGCTGAAGAAGTACGACCCGGAGACCGGCAAGGCCGAGGACATGCTCGCCGAGAGCATCGAGACGACCGACTCGCGCACCTTCACCATCACCGTCAAGGAGGGCTGGACCTTCAGCAACGGCGAGAAGGTCACCGCCCGCTCCTTCGTCGACGCCTGGAACTACGGCGCGAGCCTGAGGAACAACCAGCGCAACGCCTACTTCTTCGGCTACATCGACGGCTACGACAAGGTGCACCCCGAGAACGGCGGCGAGCAGACCGCCGAGACCCTCTCCGGCCTGAAGGTCACCGGCGAGCGCACCTTCACCGTGAAACTCCGTCAGAAGTTCTCGAGCTTCCCCGACACGCTCGGCTACGCCGCCTTCGCCCCGCTGCCGAGGGCCTTCTTCGACGACCACGACGCCTGGCTGAGCCGGCCCGTCGGCAACGGCCCGTACGCCGTCGACGCGTACGTCAAGGGCTCCCAGATGTCGCTGCGCGCCTGGGACGGCTACCGCGGCCCCGACAAGGCGCGCAACGGCGGCGTCGACCTCAAGGTCTACACCGACAACAACACCGCCTACACCGACCTCATGGCCGGCAACCTGGACCTGGTCGACGACGTCCCCGCGGCGCAGCTGAAGAACGTCCGGGCGGACCTCGGCGACCGCTACCTCAACACCCCCGCCGGCATCCTGCAGACCCTCGCCTTCCCGTACTACGACAAGAACTGGAACAAGCCCGGCATGGACAAGGTCCGCAAGGGCCTGTCCCGGGCGATCGACCGGGAGCAGATCACCGAGACCATCTTCCACCGGACCCGCACCCCGGCGACTGACTGGACCTCACCGGTCCTCGGCAAGGGCGGCGGCTACCGGGCGGGGCTGTGCGGCGAGTGGTGCGATTACGACCCCGCCGCGGCGAAGAAGCTGATCGAGGAGGGCGGCGGGCTGCCCGGCGGCCAGGTGAGGATCACGGTCAACGCGGACACCGGCTCGCACAAGCAGTGGGTGGACGCGGTCTGCAACTCCATCAACAACGCCCTCGGCAACGAGCGCGCCTGCGTCACCAACCCGGTCGGCACGTTCGCCGACTT
This region of Streptomyces chromofuscus genomic DNA includes:
- a CDS encoding peptide ABC transporter substrate-binding protein, with the translated sequence MRGARHARWAACAAALALVGTGCGSGGGSGDGGAVLSSSWGDPQNPLEPANTNEVQGGKVLDMIFRGLKKYDPETGKAEDMLAESIETTDSRTFTITVKEGWTFSNGEKVTARSFVDAWNYGASLRNNQRNAYFFGYIDGYDKVHPENGGEQTAETLSGLKVTGERTFTVKLRQKFSSFPDTLGYAAFAPLPRAFFDDHDAWLSRPVGNGPYAVDAYVKGSQMSLRAWDGYRGPDKARNGGVDLKVYTDNNTAYTDLMAGNLDLVDDVPAAQLKNVRADLGDRYLNTPAGILQTLAFPYYDKNWNKPGMDKVRKGLSRAIDREQITETIFHRTRTPATDWTSPVLGKGGGYRAGLCGEWCDYDPAAAKKLIEEGGGLPGGQVRITVNADTGSHKQWVDAVCNSINNALGNERACVTNPVGTFADFRGRITDHEMTGPFRAGWQMDYPLIQNFLQPLYYTNASSNDGKWSNEKFDELIDRANAESDTAKAVATFQQAEEVVRDDMAAIPLWYQNGSAGYSERLSDVKLNPFSVPVYNEIKVS